A portion of the Vreelandella subglaciescola genome contains these proteins:
- a CDS encoding UbiH/UbiF/VisC/COQ6 family ubiquinone biosynthesis hydroxylase, producing MQRDHEIVIVGGGMVGAALAARLGYAGVNVGLVERGATPTEPSGDFDLRISSLNARSLDFIEASGTQIPASRSCSFRHIEGWNQQGRGHSVFSAADSGLDRFGVFVENRALQYALWQRLHTLPGVTCYTRCAPLSTVASSHSRMLELDNGKTLNAALVVGADGARSTLRELAGIEIGTYDYRQRALITNVETELPQQDVSWQCFTPTGPQAMLPLPGHRASLIWYDRDTTTRAREMLSDEALARAIEAAFPQRLGRILRVTGRASFPIKRQHAKRYIGKRLALIGDAAHVVHPLAGQGLNIGLHDADTLADTILARRDAGEHPALLRFELQRRLANQAMIAATDGFHHLFTGAKPLRQLGDCGLSVAEHLPAAKRMMSRQANGLNPFAKR from the coding sequence ATGCAGCGCGATCATGAAATCGTTATTGTGGGCGGCGGCATGGTCGGCGCTGCACTGGCGGCCCGGCTGGGGTACGCCGGCGTTAACGTGGGGCTGGTTGAGCGCGGCGCTACGCCGACTGAACCCAGCGGCGACTTTGATCTGCGAATATCTTCGCTGAATGCGCGCTCGCTTGATTTTATCGAGGCCAGCGGTACGCAGATCCCCGCGTCGCGCAGCTGTTCGTTTCGTCACATCGAAGGGTGGAACCAGCAGGGGCGCGGCCATAGCGTGTTTTCCGCCGCCGACAGCGGCCTTGATCGCTTTGGCGTGTTTGTGGAAAACCGCGCGCTACAGTACGCGCTGTGGCAGCGCTTACACACCCTGCCGGGCGTGACCTGCTACACCCGCTGCGCGCCGCTTTCGACGGTTGCCTCCAGCCATTCAAGAATGCTCGAGCTGGACAACGGCAAGACGCTCAACGCCGCGCTGGTTGTCGGCGCCGACGGCGCGCGCTCGACCCTGCGTGAACTGGCCGGCATCGAGATCGGCACCTACGATTACCGCCAGCGCGCGCTGATCACCAACGTCGAAACCGAACTGCCCCAGCAGGATGTCAGCTGGCAGTGTTTCACGCCCACGGGGCCGCAGGCCATGCTGCCGCTACCCGGCCATCGTGCATCATTGATCTGGTACGACCGCGATACCACCACCCGGGCGCGGGAAATGCTCAGCGACGAGGCGCTAGCCCGCGCCATCGAGGCGGCGTTTCCCCAACGGCTGGGGCGCATTCTGCGCGTCACCGGCCGCGCCAGTTTTCCCATCAAGCGCCAGCACGCCAAACGCTATATCGGCAAGCGTCTGGCGTTGATCGGTGACGCCGCCCACGTGGTGCACCCACTGGCCGGCCAGGGGCTGAACATTGGCCTGCACGACGCCGACACCCTGGCGGACACCATCCTTGCCCGGCGCGACGCCGGCGAGCACCCCGCCCTGCTGCGCTTCGAGCTACAGCGCCGCTTGGCCAATCAGGCAATGATCGCCGCCACTGACGGTTTTCATCATCTGTTTACCGGTGCCAAACCGCTTCGCCAGCTGGGCGATTGCGGCCTGAGCGTGGCCGAACACCTGCCCGCTGCCAAGCGCATGATGTCGCGTCAGGCCAACGGCCTGAATCCGTTCGCCAAACGCTAG
- a CDS encoding protein adenylyltransferase SelO, whose product MLTLQHRYAELPALLWTACEPTPVAAPRLIVFNTALAKTLGMGEQPDDATLAHYFSGNECLPGAQPMALAYAGHQFGNFVPQLGDGRALWLGEALDANGQRRDLQLKGSGRTPYSRGGDGRSPLGPVLREYLLSEAMAAMDIPTTRALAAVATGERVMRQPPEPGAVLTRVAKSHIRVGTFQFAAARGDVDALKALAEHAIERHYPECQAEHGANARYLAFFEAVVRRQAYLVARWMGVGFIHGVMNTDNASVAGETIDYGPCAFMEAFDPHKVYSSIDQGGRYAFANQPGIAQWNLARLAECLLMLMDGDEQAQVDEATAVLRRFDDFFAVERAAVNADKLGLASDNEAATPLMEALEDAMHKGQMDMTAIFDALYRHIAKPGEAGRKALLALTLAPDALAGWIEQWQCEEVASRDAERLAAMRRANPVIIPRNHRVQEAIRAAEDGDFTPFYALLSVVIAPFDDTPEARRLGAPAASDENVLRTFCGT is encoded by the coding sequence TTGCTGACGCTTCAACACCGCTACGCCGAGCTGCCCGCGCTTTTATGGACGGCCTGCGAGCCTACCCCCGTCGCCGCGCCGCGGCTGATCGTGTTCAACACCGCGCTGGCCAAAACGCTCGGCATGGGCGAGCAGCCCGACGACGCCACGCTGGCGCACTACTTCAGCGGCAACGAGTGCCTGCCCGGCGCGCAACCCATGGCGCTGGCCTACGCCGGCCACCAGTTCGGCAATTTTGTCCCGCAGCTGGGCGATGGCCGCGCGCTGTGGCTGGGCGAGGCGCTGGATGCCAATGGCCAGCGCCGCGACCTTCAGCTCAAGGGTAGCGGGCGCACGCCGTATTCCCGTGGCGGCGACGGCCGCTCGCCGCTGGGACCGGTGCTGCGCGAGTACCTGCTCAGCGAAGCGATGGCGGCGATGGACATTCCCACCACCCGCGCGCTTGCCGCCGTGGCCACCGGCGAGCGCGTCATGCGCCAGCCGCCGGAGCCGGGCGCGGTGCTAACGCGGGTGGCAAAAAGCCACATCCGCGTGGGCACCTTCCAGTTTGCCGCCGCGCGGGGCGATGTGGACGCGCTCAAGGCGTTGGCCGAGCACGCCATTGAGCGCCATTACCCCGAATGTCAGGCGGAACACGGCGCCAACGCGCGCTATCTGGCGTTTTTCGAGGCGGTGGTGCGCCGTCAGGCATATCTTGTTGCCCGCTGGATGGGCGTGGGCTTTATCCACGGGGTGATGAATACCGATAACGCCAGCGTCGCCGGCGAGACCATCGACTACGGCCCCTGCGCCTTTATGGAGGCGTTTGACCCGCACAAGGTGTATAGCTCGATCGATCAGGGCGGGCGCTATGCCTTTGCCAACCAGCCGGGGATTGCCCAGTGGAACCTCGCTCGGCTGGCCGAATGCCTGCTGATGCTGATGGACGGTGACGAGCAAGCTCAGGTCGATGAAGCCACCGCCGTGCTGCGCCGCTTTGACGACTTTTTTGCCGTCGAGCGCGCCGCGGTAAACGCCGACAAGCTGGGGCTTGCCAGTGACAACGAGGCGGCCACGCCGCTGATGGAGGCGCTGGAAGACGCCATGCACAAGGGGCAGATGGACATGACCGCGATCTTTGATGCCTTGTATCGCCATATTGCCAAGCCCGGCGAAGCCGGCCGCAAAGCGCTGCTGGCGCTGACGTTAGCCCCCGACGCGCTGGCCGGCTGGATCGAGCAGTGGCAGTGCGAGGAAGTCGCCAGCCGCGACGCCGAACGCCTTGCCGCCATGCGCCGCGCTAATCCGGTTATCATCCCGCGCAATCACCGCGTACAGGAAGCGATCCGCGCCGCCGAAGACGGCGATTTCACCCCGTTTTACGCGCTGCTGAGCGTGGTTATCGCACCGTTTGACGACACGCCGGAAGCGCGCCGGCTAGGCGCGCCGGCCGCCTCGGACGAGAACGTGCTGCGGACTTTCTGCGGTACCTGA
- the dinB gene encoding DNA polymerase IV has translation MRKIIHCDCDCFYAAVEMRDNPALADIPIAIGGSVERRGVVATCNYPARAYGIHSAMPTAQALKRCPHLTLIRGDMPKYKAVAQQVFAIYRDVTELVEPLSLDEAYLDVSEVSAHQGSATRMAEAIRARVAREVGITVSAGVAPNKFLAKIASDWHKPDGLCVITPDAIDDFVRALPVKKIHGVGPRTGEKLKALGITTCDDVRKRSLTELVEHFGRFGQRLHELSWGHDERPVKIHRERKSVSTEQTYPQDLPGLDACRRELPALIDDLKRRYQRLDPPPGVRGAMVKIKFNDFTQTTVEHAGAIPDDAPFAALLSAGWQRGKRPVRLLGVGYRLAEPAPDTQLTLF, from the coding sequence ATGCGCAAAATCATCCACTGCGACTGCGACTGCTTTTACGCCGCGGTCGAAATGCGCGATAACCCGGCGCTGGCGGACATTCCCATTGCGATTGGCGGCAGCGTCGAGCGTCGCGGCGTTGTCGCCACCTGCAACTATCCCGCGCGGGCTTACGGCATCCACTCGGCGATGCCCACCGCGCAGGCGCTCAAGCGCTGCCCGCACCTCACGCTGATTCGCGGCGATATGCCCAAATACAAGGCCGTAGCGCAGCAGGTGTTTGCCATTTATCGCGACGTCACCGAGCTGGTCGAGCCGCTGTCCCTCGACGAAGCCTACCTGGACGTCTCAGAGGTGAGCGCTCACCAGGGCAGCGCTACGCGCATGGCCGAGGCGATTCGCGCGCGGGTGGCGCGCGAGGTGGGTATTACCGTCTCGGCGGGGGTGGCGCCCAACAAATTTCTGGCCAAGATCGCCAGCGACTGGCACAAACCCGACGGGCTGTGCGTGATTACGCCCGACGCCATCGACGATTTTGTCCGTGCGCTGCCGGTCAAAAAGATTCACGGCGTCGGGCCGCGCACCGGTGAAAAGCTCAAGGCGCTGGGTATTACCACCTGCGACGACGTACGTAAGCGCTCGCTTACCGAGCTGGTCGAGCATTTCGGGCGCTTTGGTCAACGCCTTCACGAGCTCAGCTGGGGGCACGACGAGCGCCCGGTGAAAATCCACCGCGAGCGTAAATCGGTCAGCACCGAGCAGACCTACCCGCAGGATTTACCCGGGCTCGACGCCTGCCGCCGCGAACTGCCGGCGCTGATCGACGACCTGAAACGCCGCTACCAGCGCCTTGATCCGCCGCCCGGCGTGCGCGGGGCGATGGTCAAGATCAAGTTCAACGACTTCACCCAGACCACCGTGGAGCACGCCGGCGCGATCCCCGACGACGCACCGTTTGCCGCGCTGTTAAGCGCCGGCTGGCAGCGCGGTAAGCGCCCCGTGCGGCTGCTGGGGGTGGGCTACCGCTTGGCCGAACCTGCCCCCGACACCCAGCTGACGCTTTTCTGA